In Phreatobacter stygius, a genomic segment contains:
- a CDS encoding SEL1-like repeat protein — MSLGEWLNTVIVDQAADADDAVPGMSAVTRRLETITERLDAANRRESDTAIPRARLARDDSTDIVRALDAVARLAEISERRSAAAIEAVEQLAIARNLSVPRGEAPPPAEPAAPLAARAADPSAQAQLDEIARSIRAMNAGIAAGHAAERAVQTPPKLFDQDLDATVAEIAARQRALDLDAPEAAPAPAPAEIGDHDEAYVQAPLQPGLGPLAERLDSLGRRMDQILKDPPLREAGPDRAAISAEIQKLSQRIDTVNKPQGDNLERELKALSGRIEAMRKEMAARETAQTDLAVADLRADIAQIAARLDDLAPRRAVETLEAEIHALGDRVATVRAQGIPAEALEHLVAEFERTVTSLTPAEGIAEELKAISLKLDQVKARGGGRDANLDRLTDEILSIRELVAGAATREAVEALADQVATLTERLEKAVPAPTENHAEAVTAAIEARIEEIANRLEKASRRPGPAVAAATNPQLEEALRRLADKLEESHSRTSDPKVLGELEKHILALAAKIDASDARFTQLGTIERGLSDLFVQMEEMRASTIDAAERAARGAVADLGKAARTPDAAVNALKSDIENLRTAQTASEERTHGSLEAVHQTLERVVRRISELDPAARAPAMPAAAPPVVARPEPEPSAARPAAAQRSPEPGPAVAPPAAGARPAAAAAAVQAPRLPVAPRSEAPAAGVDLPLEPGSGAPRLRPPAPGAAPMGGSKADFIAAARRAAQAAADSTVSGPLPADDKPRSLFAKLRGAVTRPKAEPAEIAAPARSRIRPAHVAPNVAPPAPAATPFDPVIDQTAADTDQAGPGSRLAANRRTIIIGIAAALLVVAAGISTLSNLRPKAPETGGGTPAPSSVAPQGKTDSEQAPVASPEPRQIAPGDLSPTLLSPAGSDASPAGAQPATPAATPPQDDGAPATTGSVAVSPRIVPPGMTVSPAGWQSVGRAGERQVTIPQALRAAAEGGNPAAAFELGTRYLEGRGAPVSATEAASWYQRAADAGLAPAQYRLGSLYEKGTGVTRDLPRARGLYEKAAEAGNGKAMHNLAVMFAQGALSERPDYRMAAQWFRRAAEYGVADSQFNLGILYARGLGVDQSLAESYKWFALAALGGDQDAAKKRDEVVDRLDPQTMVAARLAVQTFAAKTEPESAVRVAAPAGGWGDEPRAAATVPPPPRRPAQPVSSR, encoded by the coding sequence ATGTCGCTTGGCGAGTGGCTGAACACGGTCATCGTCGATCAGGCCGCCGATGCCGATGACGCCGTCCCGGGCATGTCCGCCGTCACCCGGCGCCTCGAAACCATCACCGAACGCCTCGATGCGGCCAATCGCCGCGAATCGGACACCGCCATCCCGCGCGCCCGGCTCGCCAGGGACGACAGCACCGATATTGTCCGCGCGCTCGACGCCGTGGCGCGGCTTGCCGAAATTTCCGAGCGCCGGTCGGCCGCCGCCATCGAGGCGGTCGAGCAGCTCGCGATTGCCCGCAACCTGTCCGTGCCGCGCGGCGAGGCGCCACCGCCGGCCGAACCGGCAGCCCCCCTCGCCGCCCGTGCCGCGGATCCGTCGGCCCAGGCCCAGCTCGACGAAATCGCCCGCTCGATCCGCGCCATGAATGCCGGCATCGCCGCCGGCCACGCTGCCGAGCGCGCCGTCCAGACCCCGCCGAAACTGTTCGATCAGGATCTCGATGCAACGGTGGCCGAGATTGCCGCGCGTCAGCGCGCGCTGGATCTCGATGCTCCCGAAGCGGCGCCTGCGCCTGCGCCTGCCGAAATCGGCGACCACGACGAAGCCTATGTCCAGGCGCCGCTTCAACCGGGGCTCGGCCCGCTCGCCGAGCGGCTGGATTCGCTCGGCCGCCGCATGGACCAGATCCTCAAGGATCCGCCGCTGCGCGAAGCCGGGCCCGATCGGGCCGCGATATCGGCGGAAATCCAGAAGCTCTCGCAGCGCATCGACACGGTGAACAAGCCGCAGGGCGACAATCTGGAGCGCGAGCTGAAGGCGCTGTCCGGCCGCATCGAAGCGATGCGCAAGGAAATGGCGGCCCGCGAAACGGCGCAGACCGATCTCGCCGTGGCCGATCTGCGCGCCGATATCGCCCAGATTGCGGCGCGGCTCGATGATCTCGCACCGCGCCGGGCGGTCGAAACGCTGGAAGCCGAGATCCACGCCCTCGGGGACCGGGTCGCAACCGTCAGGGCCCAGGGTATCCCTGCCGAGGCGCTCGAACATCTCGTCGCGGAATTCGAACGGACCGTCACCAGCCTGACGCCGGCCGAGGGCATCGCCGAGGAACTGAAGGCGATTTCGCTCAAGCTCGATCAGGTCAAGGCGCGTGGTGGCGGCCGCGATGCCAATCTCGATCGCCTGACCGATGAAATCCTGTCGATTCGCGAGCTGGTGGCGGGCGCCGCCACGCGCGAAGCCGTCGAGGCGCTCGCCGATCAGGTCGCGACGCTCACCGAACGGCTGGAAAAGGCCGTACCGGCACCGACCGAGAACCATGCCGAAGCCGTCACCGCGGCCATCGAGGCCCGTATCGAAGAGATCGCCAACCGGCTCGAGAAGGCCTCGCGCCGTCCTGGACCGGCTGTCGCCGCGGCGACCAATCCGCAGCTCGAAGAGGCACTCCGGCGCCTTGCCGACAAGCTGGAGGAGAGCCACAGCCGGACCAGCGATCCGAAGGTCCTGGGCGAGCTCGAGAAGCACATTCTCGCGCTGGCGGCCAAGATCGACGCGTCCGACGCCCGCTTCACCCAGCTCGGCACGATCGAGCGCGGCCTGTCCGATCTGTTCGTTCAGATGGAGGAAATGCGCGCCTCGACGATCGACGCGGCCGAGCGCGCGGCCCGTGGCGCGGTCGCCGATCTGGGCAAGGCGGCGCGGACGCCGGACGCCGCGGTCAATGCGCTGAAGAGCGACATCGAAAACCTGCGCACCGCCCAGACCGCCAGCGAGGAACGCACTCACGGCAGTCTCGAAGCCGTCCATCAAACCCTGGAACGGGTGGTGCGACGGATTTCCGAACTCGACCCGGCGGCCCGCGCGCCGGCCATGCCGGCCGCTGCTCCGCCTGTGGTCGCCAGGCCGGAGCCCGAACCATCGGCCGCCAGGCCGGCCGCCGCGCAACGCTCCCCCGAACCCGGTCCGGCGGTTGCCCCCCCGGCCGCCGGCGCACGTCCGGCGGCGGCGGCTGCCGCCGTCCAGGCGCCGCGCCTGCCGGTAGCCCCGCGCAGCGAAGCCCCGGCGGCCGGCGTCGACCTGCCGCTCGAGCCCGGATCCGGCGCGCCGCGTCTGCGGCCACCCGCGCCCGGCGCTGCGCCGATGGGGGGCTCGAAGGCCGATTTCATCGCCGCCGCCCGCCGCGCTGCGCAGGCCGCCGCCGACTCCACCGTGTCCGGCCCGCTGCCGGCCGACGACAAGCCCCGGTCGCTGTTCGCCAAGCTGCGCGGCGCGGTGACCCGGCCCAAGGCCGAACCGGCCGAGATTGCCGCACCGGCCCGCAGCCGGATCCGGCCGGCCCACGTGGCACCGAACGTCGCGCCGCCGGCCCCCGCCGCCACGCCCTTCGATCCGGTCATCGACCAGACGGCGGCCGACACCGACCAGGCCGGCCCCGGCTCCCGTCTTGCAGCCAATCGGCGCACCATCATCATCGGCATCGCCGCGGCCCTCCTGGTCGTCGCCGCCGGGATCTCGACGCTGTCGAACCTGCGCCCGAAGGCGCCCGAAACCGGCGGCGGCACACCCGCCCCGAGCTCGGTCGCGCCGCAGGGCAAGACGGACAGCGAACAGGCACCGGTCGCAAGCCCCGAGCCGCGCCAGATCGCGCCGGGCGACCTGTCGCCGACCCTGCTGTCGCCCGCCGGCAGCGATGCGTCACCCGCCGGCGCTCAGCCGGCAACGCCCGCCGCGACGCCGCCCCAGGACGACGGCGCTCCGGCGACGACCGGCTCGGTCGCCGTCTCGCCACGCATTGTGCCGCCGGGCATGACGGTTTCACCAGCCGGCTGGCAAAGCGTCGGCCGCGCCGGCGAGCGCCAGGTCACGATTCCCCAGGCGCTGCGGGCAGCAGCCGAGGGCGGCAATCCGGCTGCGGCTTTCGAGCTCGGCACGCGTTACCTCGAAGGCCGCGGCGCGCCGGTCAGCGCCACCGAAGCAGCGAGCTGGTATCAGCGGGCGGCCGATGCCGGCCTGGCGCCGGCGCAGTACCGGCTCGGCAGCCTCTATGAAAAGGGTACGGGCGTGACCCGCGACCTGCCCCGTGCCCGCGGCCTCTACGAGAAAGCCGCCGAAGCCGGCAACGGCAAGGCCATGCACAACCTCGCTGTCATGTTCGCCCAAGGCGCCTTGAGCGAGCGTCCGGATTACCGGATGGCGGCTCAATGGTTCCGTCGCGCCGCCGAGTATGGCGTCGCCGACAGCCAGTTCAATCTCGGCATCCTCTATGCGCGCGGCCTCGGCGTCGATCAGAGCCTTGCCGAAAGCTACAAGTGGTTCGCGCTGGCGGCCCTTGGCGGCGATCAGGATGCCGCCAAGAAGCGCGACGAGGTGGTTGACCGCCTCGACCCGCAGACCATGGTGGCGGCGCGCCTGGCGGTGCAGACCTTTGCCGCCAAGACCGAGCCTGAGAGCGCCGTCCGGGTCGCAGCCCCGGCGGGCGGCTGGGGTGACGAGCCACGCGCAGCGGCCACCGTGCCGCCGCCGCCGCGTCGCCCGGCGCAGCCGGTCTCGTCTCGCTGA
- a CDS encoding bifunctional cytochrome P450/NADPH--P450 reductase yields the protein MAAANPLAPIPHPPKKPIVGNMLTVSSETPLQSLMQLTRENGPIFWLDMMGTPLVVASSASLIDELCDEKRFDKAVRGSLRRIRAIAGDGLFTGDTQEANWAKAHNILLPTFSQRAMVNYLPMMLDIASQLMLKWERLNADDEVDVVHDMTALALDTIGVCGFDYRFNSFYRRDYHPFIDALTRTLETCMMQRGLPFENVLLRKRLSQLKTDVDFMNKLVDDIIRERRRGGQGGDQNDLLNYMLAGVDKQTGESLSDENIRYQINTFLIAGHETTSGLLSFTLYFLLNHPDVLAKAYDEVDRVLGSDIGVLPTIAQVNQLTYVAQILKEALRLWPTAPAFGLYPYKDEVVGGQYKLKSRTFVTALTLMLHRDPAVWGDDPEAFNPDQFSREAEAERPVNAYKPFGNGQRACIGRQFAMQEAVLVIGMLLQRFQLFDHTKYQLKIKETLSIKPDGFKIKVKPRPGRTRGTTIPAAGAPATTAPAAATAARPKHGTALTVLYGSNLGATEEIARAIAESAEINGFDVNLAEMDTYAGRLPTEGAVVIACASYNGGPPDNAARFAAWLAEASDPALLAGVTYAVFGCGNRDWASTYQSVPRQIDERLAALGARRIRDRGEGDAREDLDGQFQTWFSSLFPAIGEALDIGVDFTDSPAAEPLYLVETLARPGANPIVTAAGAQAMTIAASRELQTRTGNTPSDRSTRHIEVGLPTGSTYRPGDHLSVVPVNGQGLVARAERHFGFEPNAYVRLRTHAGRRSALPVDEPLAVRQLLTELVELQAVATRKQVQAMADHTRCPMTKPKLAALASDTEPGGYRSEVWAKRKSILDLLEEFPACELGFGDYLEMLPLMAPRYYSISSSPLVAPDSCSITVGVVTGPARSGRGTYEGICSNHLDRLGEGAVIHAMIRETKAGFRLPDDPLKPIIMIGPGTGLAPFRGFLQQRARLKAQGQPIGPAVLFFGCRHPDQDFIYRDELEAFARDGIADLHVAFSRHDGSRTYVQDLVKAERDKLKAMIEAGAVIFICGDGSRMEPDVKRTLVGIYCDEKDVSLEEGEAWIDRMGRENRYVLDVWAGS from the coding sequence ATGGCCGCAGCGAATCCGCTGGCTCCGATCCCGCATCCGCCGAAGAAGCCGATCGTCGGCAACATGCTGACCGTCTCCAGCGAGACGCCGCTGCAGAGCCTGATGCAATTGACCCGCGAGAACGGGCCGATCTTCTGGCTCGACATGATGGGCACGCCGCTGGTGGTCGCCTCCAGCGCTTCGCTGATCGACGAGCTGTGCGACGAGAAGCGTTTCGACAAGGCGGTGCGCGGATCGCTCAGGCGCATTCGCGCGATCGCCGGCGACGGCCTGTTCACCGGCGACACCCAGGAGGCCAACTGGGCCAAGGCGCACAATATCCTGCTGCCGACCTTCTCGCAGCGCGCCATGGTCAATTACCTGCCCATGATGCTCGATATCGCCTCCCAGCTGATGCTGAAATGGGAGCGCCTCAACGCCGATGACGAGGTCGACGTCGTCCACGACATGACCGCTCTCGCACTCGACACCATCGGCGTCTGCGGTTTCGACTATCGCTTCAACTCGTTCTACCGGCGCGACTACCACCCCTTCATCGACGCGCTGACCCGCACGCTCGAAACCTGCATGATGCAGCGCGGCCTGCCGTTCGAGAACGTGCTGCTGAGGAAACGGCTCAGCCAGCTCAAGACCGATGTCGACTTCATGAACAAGCTGGTCGACGACATCATCCGCGAGCGCCGGCGCGGCGGCCAGGGCGGCGACCAGAACGACCTGTTGAACTACATGCTGGCAGGCGTCGACAAGCAGACCGGCGAGAGCCTGTCGGACGAGAATATCCGCTACCAGATCAATACCTTCCTGATCGCCGGCCACGAGACCACGTCGGGCCTCCTGTCATTCACCCTCTATTTCCTGCTGAACCATCCCGACGTGCTGGCCAAGGCTTATGACGAGGTCGACCGGGTGCTCGGCAGCGATATCGGCGTGCTGCCGACGATCGCCCAGGTGAACCAGCTCACCTATGTCGCGCAGATCCTGAAGGAGGCGCTGCGCCTGTGGCCGACGGCGCCGGCCTTCGGCCTCTACCCTTACAAGGACGAGGTCGTCGGCGGTCAGTACAAGCTGAAGTCCAGGACCTTCGTCACCGCGCTCACCCTGATGCTGCATCGCGACCCCGCGGTCTGGGGCGACGATCCCGAAGCCTTCAATCCCGACCAGTTTTCGCGCGAGGCCGAAGCCGAGCGGCCGGTCAATGCCTACAAGCCCTTCGGCAACGGCCAGCGCGCCTGCATCGGCCGCCAGTTCGCCATGCAGGAAGCCGTCCTGGTGATCGGCATGCTGCTGCAGCGCTTCCAGCTGTTCGATCACACCAAATACCAGCTGAAGATCAAGGAGACGCTGTCGATCAAGCCCGATGGCTTCAAGATCAAGGTGAAGCCACGGCCGGGCCGGACCCGGGGCACGACGATCCCGGCGGCCGGCGCGCCGGCCACCACGGCGCCGGCAGCGGCCACCGCCGCCCGGCCGAAACACGGCACCGCGCTCACCGTGCTCTACGGTTCCAATCTCGGCGCGACCGAAGAGATCGCCCGGGCCATTGCCGAATCCGCCGAGATCAACGGTTTCGACGTCAATCTCGCCGAAATGGACACCTATGCCGGGCGTCTGCCGACCGAAGGCGCGGTGGTGATCGCCTGTGCGTCCTATAATGGCGGGCCGCCCGACAACGCCGCCCGTTTCGCTGCCTGGCTGGCGGAGGCGAGCGACCCTGCCCTGCTCGCCGGCGTGACCTATGCGGTGTTCGGTTGCGGCAACCGCGACTGGGCCTCGACCTATCAATCGGTGCCACGCCAGATCGACGAACGGCTGGCGGCGCTCGGCGCCCGCCGCATCCGCGATCGCGGCGAAGGTGACGCGCGCGAGGATCTCGACGGCCAGTTCCAGACGTGGTTTTCGAGCCTGTTCCCGGCCATTGGCGAAGCCCTCGATATCGGCGTCGATTTCACCGACAGCCCGGCGGCCGAGCCGCTTTACCTGGTCGAGACGCTGGCGCGCCCGGGCGCCAATCCGATCGTGACCGCAGCCGGCGCCCAGGCGATGACCATCGCCGCCAGCCGCGAGCTGCAGACCAGGACCGGCAACACGCCATCGGATCGCTCCACCCGGCATATCGAGGTGGGTTTGCCGACGGGGTCGACCTATCGGCCGGGCGATCACCTGAGCGTCGTTCCGGTCAATGGCCAGGGGCTGGTCGCGCGCGCCGAGCGGCATTTCGGCTTCGAGCCGAACGCCTACGTCCGGCTCAGGACCCATGCCGGCCGGCGCAGCGCACTGCCGGTCGACGAGCCGCTGGCGGTGCGCCAGCTCCTGACCGAACTGGTCGAGCTGCAGGCGGTCGCGACCCGCAAGCAGGTCCAGGCCATGGCCGACCACACCCGCTGTCCGATGACCAAGCCGAAGCTCGCCGCGCTGGCAAGCGATACCGAGCCGGGCGGCTACCGGAGCGAGGTCTGGGCCAAGCGCAAATCGATCCTCGACCTGCTCGAGGAGTTCCCGGCCTGCGAACTCGGCTTCGGCGATTATCTCGAAATGCTGCCGTTGATGGCGCCACGCTATTATTCGATCTCGTCCTCGCCGCTGGTGGCGCCCGACAGTTGCAGCATCACGGTGGGCGTGGTCACCGGGCCGGCACGGTCCGGCCGCGGCACCTATGAGGGGATCTGTTCGAACCACCTCGATCGCCTGGGCGAAGGTGCGGTGATCCATGCCATGATCAGGGAGACCAAGGCAGGCTTCCGGCTGCCCGACGACCCATTGAAGCCGATCATCATGATCGGTCCGGGTACCGGGCTTGCCCCCTTCCGCGGCTTTCTGCAGCAGCGCGCCCGGCTGAAGGCCCAGGGCCAGCCGATCGGGCCTGCAGTGCTGTTCTTCGGCTGCCGGCATCCCGACCAGGACTTCATCTATCGCGACGAGCTGGAGGCCTTCGCGCGCGACGGCATTGCCGACCTGCATGTCGCCTTCTCGCGCCATGACGGCAGCCGCACCTATGTGCAGGACCTGGTCAAGGCCGAGCGCGACAAGCTGAAGGCGATGATCGAGGCGGGCGCAGTCATTTTCATCTGCGGCGACGGCAGCCGCATGGAACCCGACGTCAAGCGGACGTTGGTCGGCATCTATTGCGACGAAAAGGACGTATCGCTGGAGGAGGGCGAGGCCTGGATCGACCGGATGGGCCGCGAAAACCGTTATGTTCTGGACGTTTGGGCCGGAAGTTGA
- a CDS encoding GNAT family N-acetyltransferase produces MARASSALGTIRELSGLEQQLHRDHLVRLDPDGRRDRFNGIADDTFIARYSARCFAGVTRVFALIDQDGHVRGTAELHPPQGDEPADIAFSVEPQLRRQGIASRLFEAVISAARREGFTRLRITSSSDNQAMRALARKFGASFAFSHGEAIGTLLVEARSSPPLAVEKSQDQAFPRARMPAFAGC; encoded by the coding sequence ATGGCACGAGCATCATCAGCGCTCGGCACCATCCGTGAACTGTCCGGCTTGGAGCAACAGCTTCATCGCGACCACCTTGTCCGGCTCGATCCGGACGGGCGCAGAGACCGTTTCAACGGGATCGCCGACGATACGTTCATCGCACGTTATTCCGCACGCTGCTTTGCCGGCGTCACCCGCGTCTTCGCGCTCATCGATCAGGATGGGCATGTCCGCGGCACCGCCGAACTGCACCCGCCGCAAGGCGACGAGCCGGCCGACATCGCCTTTTCGGTCGAGCCGCAGCTGCGCCGCCAGGGCATCGCTTCGCGGTTGTTCGAGGCGGTGATCAGCGCCGCACGCCGCGAAGGTTTCACCCGGCTCCGGATTACCTCGTCGAGCGACAATCAGGCGATGCGGGCGCTGGCCCGCAAGTTCGGCGCATCCTTCGCCTTCAGCCATGGCGAAGCCATCGGCACCTTGCTGGTCGAGGCTCGATCCTCGCCGCCGCTCGCGGTGGAGAAGAGCCAGGACCAGGCTTTCCCGCGAGCCCGCATGCCCGCCTTTGCCGGCTGCTGA
- a CDS encoding DUF445 domain-containing protein: MTARDREKLGALRRIKVVATSLLGASVSLMVIAKLLEHRHPAWGFVAAFAEAATIGGLADWYAIVALFKHPVGVPIPHTAIIQNNQGRIADSLGEFVEANFLAPGPVEAKLREVNFAGLIADWLSDPEKSGNLARFALKLLPRAIAGMDQSGIKEFMSARMMEQIGGLKVAPLAAQILTSITDDGRHQRLLDELLGALKNLLADQAALDGIRDKIREELPSLFNLFKADAYLLRKIIKSTLSFLDDIRANPDHALRGEFDRFVLSFIENLRDSPEYAEKAEKLKQDLLTRKELRGLAQDMWKSVTTFLENDLQSPQSVIEKQLGNLLTDLGRQLSTDPRMAAEINQGFVVALGTFVEAQKSGVSQFIAEQVKSWDMQQLIRLIEINIGRDLQYIRLNGTLIGGLAGLLLHTIEVIFKIA, encoded by the coding sequence ATGACCGCCCGCGACCGCGAGAAGCTCGGCGCGCTCAGGCGCATCAAGGTCGTGGCGACCAGCTTGCTCGGCGCCAGCGTGTCGCTGATGGTGATCGCCAAGCTCCTGGAACATCGCCACCCGGCCTGGGGCTTCGTCGCGGCCTTCGCCGAGGCTGCAACGATCGGCGGGCTGGCCGACTGGTACGCCATCGTCGCTCTGTTCAAACATCCGGTCGGCGTGCCGATCCCGCACACCGCGATCATCCAGAACAACCAGGGCCGCATCGCCGACAGCCTCGGTGAATTCGTCGAGGCGAATTTCCTGGCCCCCGGCCCGGTCGAGGCCAAGCTGCGCGAGGTCAATTTCGCCGGATTGATCGCCGACTGGCTGTCGGACCCGGAGAAGAGCGGCAACCTCGCGCGCTTCGCATTGAAGCTGCTGCCGCGTGCCATCGCCGGCATGGATCAGTCGGGCATCAAGGAGTTCATGTCGGCGCGCATGATGGAGCAGATCGGTGGGCTCAAGGTCGCCCCCCTGGCAGCCCAGATCCTGACCTCGATCACCGATGACGGCCGCCATCAGCGGCTGCTCGACGAACTGCTCGGCGCGCTGAAGAACCTGCTCGCCGACCAGGCCGCGCTCGATGGCATCCGCGACAAGATTCGCGAGGAGCTGCCGTCGCTGTTCAACCTGTTCAAGGCCGACGCCTATCTCCTGCGCAAGATCATCAAATCGACCTTGTCTTTCCTCGACGACATCCGCGCCAATCCCGACCATGCCCTGCGCGGCGAGTTCGACCGCTTCGTCCTGAGCTTCATCGAGAACCTGCGCGACAGCCCGGAATATGCCGAGAAGGCGGAGAAGCTGAAACAAGACCTGTTGACCCGCAAGGAGCTGCGCGGCCTGGCTCAGGACATGTGGAAAAGCGTCACGACCTTCCTCGAGAACGATCTGCAGTCGCCGCAATCGGTGATCGAGAAACAGCTCGGCAACCTGCTCACCGATCTTGGCCGGCAATTGTCGACCGACCCGCGCATGGCCGCCGAAATCAACCAGGGTTTCGTCGTGGCGCTCGGAACCTTTGTCGAAGCCCAGAAGAGCGGCGTCTCGCAGTTCATCGCCGAGCAGGTGAAGTCGTGGGACATGCAACAATTGATCCGGCTCATCGAAATCAATATCGGCCGTGATCTGCAATATATCCGGCTGAATGGCACGCTGATCGGCGGCCTTGCCGGTCTTTTGCTCCATACCATCGAGGTCATCTTCAAGATCGCTTGA
- a CDS encoding phasin family protein → MTQTPQSILEMFTKLGQDMKIPSVDMDKIIAHHRKNLEALSASGKAAAEGATAFAAKQREIIEAAIKDIQAAAQGFKMPGSPQEAMAAQSEFAKKAIDAAIRNTKDVAELIQKSNQDAMRIIQDRMKESFEEIRASYTKK, encoded by the coding sequence ATGACTCAAACGCCTCAGTCGATCCTGGAGATGTTCACCAAGCTCGGGCAGGACATGAAGATTCCGAGCGTCGATATGGACAAGATCATCGCCCATCATCGCAAGAATCTGGAGGCGTTGAGCGCCAGCGGCAAGGCGGCCGCCGAGGGCGCCACGGCTTTCGCGGCCAAGCAGCGCGAGATCATCGAGGCGGCGATCAAGGACATTCAGGCGGCGGCCCAGGGCTTCAAGATGCCCGGCAGTCCGCAGGAGGCAATGGCCGCCCAGTCGGAATTTGCCAAGAAGGCGATCGATGCCGCGATCAGGAACACCAAGGATGTCGCCGAGCTGATCCAGAAGTCCAATCAGGATGCCATGCGGATCATCCAGGACCGCATGAAGGAGAGCTTCGAGGAGATCAGGGCGAGCTATACCAAGAAATAG
- a CDS encoding esterase/lipase family protein, giving the protein MASASQTLAPPSTALLLMEGRAIPELAAFVAAYPLIASAPRGDGHPVLVLPGLITSDRSTGPLRTFLAGQGYAAHGWDLGRNYGLLPGFERRMLDRVKQLNDEHGRKVSLVGWSLGGIYARQLAKTVPDMVRSVITLGSPFAGPPTATNAWRLYEFTSGHKVDNRDNHMGGVVATPPPVPTTAVYSRTDGICAWQCCVEVEGPITENIEVMGSHCGLGHNPAAVYAVADRLAQPEGSFKPFDRNGWRKVFYPDPARPH; this is encoded by the coding sequence ATGGCATCAGCATCCCAGACCCTCGCGCCGCCATCGACGGCGCTGCTGCTCATGGAAGGCCGGGCGATCCCCGAACTGGCGGCCTTCGTGGCGGCCTATCCCCTGATCGCTTCCGCCCCACGCGGCGACGGTCACCCGGTCCTGGTCCTGCCGGGGCTGATCACCTCCGATCGGTCGACCGGACCGCTCAGGACCTTTCTTGCCGGCCAAGGTTATGCCGCGCACGGTTGGGATCTCGGCCGCAATTATGGCCTGCTGCCGGGTTTCGAGCGGCGCATGCTCGACCGGGTCAAGCAGCTCAACGACGAACATGGCCGCAAGGTCAGCCTGGTCGGCTGGAGCCTTGGCGGCATCTATGCCCGCCAGCTGGCCAAGACCGTGCCGGACATGGTGCGCTCGGTGATCACGCTCGGCAGTCCTTTCGCCGGCCCGCCCACGGCGACCAATGCCTGGCGGCTTTATGAATTCACCTCCGGCCACAAGGTCGACAACCGCGACAACCATATGGGCGGGGTCGTCGCCACGCCGCCGCCGGTGCCGACGACCGCCGTCTATAGCCGCACCGACGGCATTTGTGCCTGGCAATGCTGCGTCGAGGTCGAAGGGCCGATCACCGAGAACATCGAGGTGATGGGCAGCCATTGCGGGCTCGGGCACAATCCGGCCGCGGTCTATGCGGTGGCCGATCGCCTGGCGCAGCCGGAGGGCAGCTTCAAGCCGTTCGATCGCAACGGCTGGCGCAAGGTGTTCTATCCCGATCCGGCCCGGCCGCACTGA